Genomic segment of Gloeocapsa sp. PCC 7428:
TGCAGTTGAAGCCGCAGGATTACGTTTACCTGTAGGTTGCCGTTATGGTGCTTGTATTACCTGCGCTGCACATTTGGTTGCAGGAAAAGTTAATCAATCACAAGGGGTTGCCTTAAAGGCATCACATGAAGGAATGGGATATGTTTTATTGTGTGTTGCTTATCCACAATCTGATTGTAAGCTGGAAGTAGGTCTCGAATCGCAAGAGCAACTTTACGTTAATCCTTTTAAAGGTTGTTAGTATGCTATCACTTGCAGCTTTACTCTTAATAAAGACACCAACTAAACCAATAATACTAAAGTAAGACTAAATAAAAACAATAATCATGCTGATTAAACGACTATAGCTGATGCTTCCTAAATTTTGGGAAAGATTAAACGACATCAGCCTTCTACTCTGTAAGTATTACGACCATTATTTTCTTCCTTACGAAAGTCTTTGAAAAGCGGCACCGAGGACAATTGTCCTCGGTGCTTCAACTACAACGCTATGTAGTTAAAAAAATACAATTACTATATTATCTTAAGTCATAGCAAAATACAAGCAATATTTTGTTTTTTGGCAAATTATTTGAGTGGAATTTTCAAAGAAGTAAAAATTAATTCGCTTAATTTTTACGACGAACTCATTCAAATTAATTTAAAATTAAAATATTGCCTTTTGAAGAAACTTGATTATTATCAAAAGATACTTTATTTAAGTGGAAATAAATTCTTGGATCTTGCGCAACTGTTCTTGCGGCAATTACAGAAGGCGAGAAGTATCATGGCAACATTAATTCATGCCGTACCGATTGTTTCTAGTCGGGCGCTTGGTTGGAAACCGCTAATTGCTGAAGAATTTCAGCAACCACCAGGAGGAATTGACACCCCAGAAGCTTGGGAGGGACACGCGATCGCATTGTGTCTTGCGCCAAAGCCGCATCGCATTTTTCAATCTGTAGGCGATCGCCGTTATATGGGAGTTTACAGCAAAGGCGATATTTCGATTACACCTGCGGGGCTGCCAGCAGCGTATCGCGCTGAAGGTGAAGATCGCTATTTACAGATTCAGCTAAAGCCACAGTTTTTTCAACAAGTGGCTGCGGAAGCGATGGAAATTGATACCGCGTGCATTGAACTTGTCACAGAATTTCGCGTACGCGATTTGCAAATTGAACAAACGTTGATGATGTTACGCGCTGAACTCCACAAAGGCGGTGGTTGGGTAGGGCGACTTTATGTCGAGTCGCTGGCGAATCTGTTAGCGGTGCATTTGCTGCGCGAATATTCGACGACGCAACCGCGTGTGACGCATGACGGAGGTGGATTAGGCGATCGCAAATTACTGCAAATTTCCGAATACATCAACGCGCATCTCGATCAAGATATCCAACTTGCGGATTTAGCACAATTAGTCGGAATGAGTCAATTTCACTTCAGTCGCTTATTCAAACAATCGATGAAGCTTTCGCCGCATCAATACTTACTACAGCAGCGCATCGAACGCGCCAAGCAGTTACTCAAAACAACAAAATATTCGGTTGTTGAAATTGCTTTACAGTGTGGTTTTAATAGTCACAGTCATTTGAGCAAGCAATTCCGCCAGTTGACAGGGATGACACCAAAAGCGTACCGAGCAAATTAAATTTATTAGGATTATGTAGGAGAGTCTAAACACAAGGAGCAAAGTTCTGGCTTTAGAAATTATTTCAGTTCCTTCGATGACAGGAGAACCGCCAAAAGGAATCATCGTTGTCTTGCATGGTTGGGGAGCAAATTCTCAAGATCTAGCGTCGCTATCACCACTGTTGAACTTACCTGAATATCAGTTTCTGTTTCCAAATGCACCATTTGCACATCCTTATGTATCTACCGGTAGGATGTGGTACAACTTAGCTCAAGAATATCAAGGTCAAGGATTAGCCGAAAGTCGTCAACTGCTGATAGCGTGGTTGCAGTCATTAGAAAGTAGCATTGGTCTTCCATTGTCGCGCACAATTTTGAGTGGCTTTTCACAAGGTGCTGCAATGACTTTGGATGTGGGGCTAACTCTTCCGCTAGCTGGTTTGATTGGTTTAAGTGGCTATATGCATCCACTCAAGAAAATTGATACGACTTCTCCTCCGGTATTGTTAGTACATGGTCGTCAAGATTCAGTTGTACCAATACAAGCAGCTGTATCCGCGCAACAGAGTTTACGTTCTTTAGGCGTTGCCGTGCAGTATCATGAGTTTAATATGGCGCACGAAATTCGACCCGAAGTCTTGCCAGTGGTAAGTAATTTTGTTTTAGAAGTGATGTCGCGCTAAAGCAAATATTAATTAATGCGAAATTTCAGCGATCCCGATTGATGTAATACATACCTCAGTAGATTAACTGAGTAAGATCAATAAAGTTGTTCAGGACTACTTAATTTTTCTACGGGTCGCTAATATTGCTCTAGGGAGGCATAAGCAATGATGAACACTTTGAGTTTGTCCAAGCAGGATATTGCTACCATGACCGCTACAGACGTTGAAAATTTAGCAGCACGTCTAGAGCAAGATAACTATACAAATATCTTTGACGGGTTACAAGATTGGCATTTGTTGCGGGCGATCGCGTTTCAGCGTCCTGAGTTAGTCGAACCATACGTTTATTTGTTGGACTTGGAGCCGTATGATGAGGCATGAGGGGTGGGGATAAGTTCGCAATATTGCGATTATGGAGCAACCGCAACGGGTATTAATTGGGATTGGGGGGGGAATCGCAGCTTACAAGGTTTGTGAAGTGATTTCCACGCTGTTTAAAGCTGGAATACAGATGCGCGTGATTCTGACAGATTCAGCGCAGCAGTTTATTACGCCATTAACGGTTGCGACGCTCGCGCGTCACCCAGCGTACATCGATGCAGATTTTTGGCAACCGCATGAACGTCCACTGCACATTGAACTCGGTGAGTGGGCGGATGTTTTTTTAAGTGCACCGCTGACAGCAAATACGCTTGCCAAGTTAAGCTACGGAATCGCGGACAATTTGTTGACAAATACAGTTTTGGCTTCTAAGTGTCCTGTCTTATTAGCACCAGCGATGAATACCGAAATGTGGCAACAAGTTGCCGTGCAACGCAATTGGCAACAGCTATTGACAGATACAAGGTTTCATGCATTGGCACCTGGTTATGGTTTACTCGCGTGCGATCGCGTTGGTGCAGGACGGATGGCAGAACCGGCGGAAATTGTCACTGGGGTGCAATCGTTACTGCATACGAGAGGTCAGCGCGACTTACTCGGTAAACGTGTATTAATTAGCGCAGGAGGAACGCGCGAGTATCTAGACGCTGTGCGGTTTATTGGTAATCCCGCAACAGGGAAAATGGGGCTAGCTTTGGCGCAAGCAGCACTGCATCGCGGGGCGATTGTGACTTTAGTTCACGCACCGATTGAGGAGAGTGTCCCGCCAGGAATTCGTGCGATCGCGGTTGTGAATGCCGAACAAATGCAGCAAGCAATGCTTGAAAATTTTCCTGATGCGGATTTAACTGTGATGTCCGCTGCTGTCGCTGATGTGAAACCCGCCGCGTATAGTTCTGAAAAGTTACCAAAGCGATCGCTTCCTGAACAGTTACTCCTAGCACCCGTCCCCGATATTGTGGCAGAACTCGGACGCCGCAAACAACTGCACCAGCGCTTGATTGGTTTTGCTGCCCAAACCGGAGATATTATCACGCCCGCACGGCAAAAATTAGCACAAAAGAAACTCGATGCGATCGTCGCTAACCCAATTGATAAAGCTGATGTTGGCTTTGGCAGTAACTTCAACGCTGCCATCTTTTTAGATTTCCACGGACGTCAAGTAGAAATTCCACAATGTAGTAAATTACAACTTGCCCACCATTTGTTTGACTTTGTGCATGGACTGTAACTTCAACAAATTATTATCCATTCCCAATTCCCCCTAACTTTAACTATTCAGCCGAAAAAACACACCACCTTTGAGTAATCCTGGCTCACTACCGTAACTGCTGACAGTAAGCGATCGCAAATTATCAAACAAGGGTTTGACGATCACTTCTACAAGCTTTAATACAGGTAACTGATGTTCTAATAGTTCTTGAGTCGCAATCCAATCAAGGTATACATAACCTGCATTTGGTTGTGGAATGGCTTCAATACTTGCTTGAAATTTCGCATCGTTGAGTAATGAACCATCTTGATACGCTTTGAGCGCAGCGTCGATAGCTTCTACCGAAGTCGCTAAAATTTCATATTTATCAGTTGTTCCGTGTACGCCCAGAACTTTTGCTTTGATTGTAATTGCGTTTTCTTCAGAGTCATTTGCTTTCGCCAACGGAGTTGTTGTTAACTGCGTCCAAGCGGCAATTTTTTGATCGGCGAGTGGTAGTGCTGTAATATCATAGCCGCGTTGTCGCGCCAGCGCATCTAAGCGCGAGATTCCTTCGGCGGTAGCTGCGGATTTTTCAGTCACAAAAACCCAATCCGCAGTCAATTTATCGGTGTGAGGCAAAAGTGCTAATGCATACTCGCCTTGTACCCAGCTAAAAATATCCTGCGCGAGATCGATACCCCAGCGCTGTTGCAGGTTTGCTAAAGGTTGGTTGATTAAGCGTGAAATCGCATCGTAGCCAGAAGTTGATATATGTGCAACTTGTGTCCACAGTTGACTCAGCGCAGTCTTGTTTAAGTTGCTCAAATCTGTTCCTGCGATCGCCAAGCCGCTTGTTGCGGGAATGTACTGTAAAGCACCGACAGGTTTGGTTAATTCTGGTGTAGAAGCGACTTCTGAAGTCGATGCAGCGAGGAGTGTTGTTTCAGTTAATAATCCTTTACGGTTTGCTTCTAGCGCGATGATTTGGCTTTCGTATTGCGCCGCAGATTCGATTCCTTGCCAAGAAACAACACTTGGTAGATTCAAAAACGCTAAACCCAGCCGCCGAGGTGGTAACTGATTTAACGCTTGTTGGTAGCGACTTGATGTTGTGAGATTCAGATCGGGGGCTTGAACGTTATTAATCGCATCTTTTATGACCATAGGATGATTGGCAAGTAGCACAAAACGATCGCCAAGCACTGCACCTGAAAGTATTCGCTTGGTTAGCGGTTTTGGTATCTGTTCCGGCTGCGGGCGTGCTTTGTGATAGACGAGATTAACACCTTTGTAATCTTCAAATTCCAAATCGGTAGGCGCGATCGCCTGTTTGGAAAAGACAAGCTGTAGAAATTCGCGGCTTTTCTCAACATCTTTAGTCGCCAGTGCCATGAGATACCCTGGTTGTTGACCATTGTAGGAGTCGCGGTCGTAGTCACTCGTTGTGACTGCGACTGTTATTTCATCGCCTAGCCAAGGCTGGATATCGCGTCGGTAATCTAAACCCGTATTCGCGAGTAATGTGGTTTTAATTTGGTCAATTTCTTGGCGCGATCGCCGCCTTTGTTTCGGACGGGCTACGACCTGTCGCAACTTCTCTAAACGGTCGGGATTCACTAAAATAGAGACCATCACAGGTGCTTGTTTTGGCACAAAGATTGCTGCTTCAGGTGTTGCTTGCGTTCCACCTTGTAGCAACGTTAGCGGACCACCGCGTACTAGCCAATAACAGCCACCGATACCCGTCAACAGCAGTACAACGACACTGACGGCTAAGAAATAAAAAAAAGAGCGTCGCTTTATCATGTTTTACCCCAGACCGCAACTAAGCGATACTTACTAAAAGGGACTAGGAGCGAGGAGTTAGGGTTTAGGGAAGATAAAAGTCTAAACTTAAATATAAATTTCTATGAGACTTCCATACTTGCTCTTCATTTTTTCCTCCCTGACTTCCAACCTCTCCTATAGAAAGCCAGTAATAATGCTAAAACTTAGTTTAATACGCTCAAAACCGGAAATTTTCCCACTTAAGGACTAGAAAATAGTAGAAATATAATTGTGATGCTGTCGAGGATAGCCCATGACATCCCAATTTCGTCAACCAATCGCGCAAATTAGCGTTGAAGTACTTGAGCAACGCTTGCATAATGAATCTGTATCGGCGTTACAGCTAATCGATGTCCGCGAACCTGAGGAGGTGGCGATCGCCGCGATCGCCGGTTTTGAGGTGTTACCTCTCAGTCAATTTGCCTCCTGGGCGGATACCATACTTGTGCGGTTTGACACTAATGTTGAAACACTCGTGATGTGTCATCATGGCATTCGTTCGGCTCAGATGTGCCAATGGTTGCAGCAGCAAGGATTTACGAACGTGAAAAATATTGCTGGAGGCATTGATGCGTATTCATTGGCAGTGAATCCGGCGATTCCTCGGTATTGATATGATTAGCAGATTTGAGTAGGATAGAATACAATTTTTCGTTTGAATTGAGTAATACTAGGTATTAATTCTGACGAGCAATTGTAGCATCAGTACGGTTCTGCTGTCTGCGATCGCGTACACTGCCTAAGGAGTACTGAGCACCAAAGAAGTGAAATACACCTTGTTAAGGATTTCCACTTGTAGGGAGATTTGTTATCTTATATTAATTAAATTAATAAATTGCTATCTGAAAGCTAACTTTTTTAAAAAACTCATTCAACATCTCCGTGTTTCAATCAGCTATGCAAGTGCAGCTTAATGCTCGGCAACAGCATATTCTCTGGGCAACAGTGCGCCACTACATTGCTACCGCCGAACCTGTTGGGTCCAAAGCATTGGTGGAAGAATATAACCTTGGTGTTAGCTCAGCAACAATTCGTAACACAATGGGCGTGTTGGAAAAAGTAGGACTACTTTACCAACCCCATACCTCTGCTGGTCGCGTCCCGTCAGATTCTGGCTACCGGATTTATGTTGACCAGCTTATATCACCATCAGAAATTTTAGCAAAGCAAGTCGAGCAGGTCTTTCACGAACGGCTCAAGTGGGAAGATTGGAGTATCGAAGCGTTGTTACAAGGCGCAGCGCAAATTCTCGCTACGGTCAGCGGCTGCATTACTCTAATTACAATGCCGCAAACGACTACAACGCAACTACGGCATTTGCAACTCGTGCAGCTAGAACCAGGAAAAGCAATGCTGATCGTTGTAACAGACTCTTACGAGACACATTCAGCAGTGATGGAACTTCCCGCGCCTCAAGATGCGCCGCTTGACGCAGAAGCTGTAGAACGCGAATTACAAATATTATCAAACTTTTTGAACACGCATTTGCGCGGGCGATCGCTCTCAGAAATTGCAAATTTAAATTGGAATCAATTAGACCGCGAATTTCAACGCTATGGTGATGTTCTCAAAAGCTTTTTGGGAGAATTAAGCCGCCGTAAACTTCCAGCAGGAACACAAATTATGATTCGAGGTGTTTCTGAGGTGTTGCGTCAACCTGAATTTGCCGAATTACAGCAGGTACAAACGATTATTCATTTGCTAGAAGAAGAACAACATCAACTGTGGCCTTTGATTTTTGAGGAACGCGAAGGAGAATATAGCAAGCATCGCGTCAGTGTCCGCATTGGTTCAGAAAACCCGCTACAACCGATTCGGATGTGTACGCTGATTTCATCAACGTATCGGCGTGGGGAAGTTCCTGTCGGTAGTGTAGGTGTGTTAGGACCAACACGCATGGATTACGAAACCGCGATCGCAGTTGTTGAAGCTGCGGCTGATTATCTCTCTGAAGCTTTAAGTTAGTTAACTATGATGAGAAAAATTGGCTTTGGCGCACTTTGGCTAGGATTAGCAGTTTATGCCTTTTTCTTAGCACCACCAAATCAACCAAATACGTTTGAACTGATTAAAGATCTTTCTCTCGGCGAAATCGATGGCATTAACCCGTTGATTGTTGCGCTATTTTACATTATGGGTGTTTGGCCCATGATTTATAGTTGTCTGCTCTTTTTTGATGGTCGGACGCAAAAAATTCCGGCTGCACCTTTTGCAGCGCTTTCGTTTGGGGTTGGTGCATTTGCATTATTACCCTACTTAGCTTTACGCGAACCGAGGACAACGTTTCCAGGACAAAAAAATGCTTTCCTCAAGCTATTAGATTCGCGCTGGACGGGAATCGCATTAACGATCGCCGCCGTTTTACTCGTTACCTATGGCTTAAGTAATGGCGATTGGGGAGACTTTATCAATCAGTGGCGCACAAGTCGCTTTATTCACGTCATGAGTTTAGATTTTTGTTTATTGTGCTTGTTGTTTCCTGCGTTGTTAGGGGATGATATGGCACGTCGCGGTTTGCAGAATTCTCAACTCTATTGGGTAGCAGCACTTCTACCGCTGTTTGGTCCATTAATCTATCTATGCGCGCGCCCACCGTTAGCAGCGGATCTGACGATGGAAGCAAAAAGCATTTAGTCT
This window contains:
- a CDS encoding helix-turn-helix domain-containing protein — translated: MATLIHAVPIVSSRALGWKPLIAEEFQQPPGGIDTPEAWEGHAIALCLAPKPHRIFQSVGDRRYMGVYSKGDISITPAGLPAAYRAEGEDRYLQIQLKPQFFQQVAAEAMEIDTACIELVTEFRVRDLQIEQTLMMLRAELHKGGGWVGRLYVESLANLLAVHLLREYSTTQPRVTHDGGGLGDRKLLQISEYINAHLDQDIQLADLAQLVGMSQFHFSRLFKQSMKLSPHQYLLQQRIERAKQLLKTTKYSVVEIALQCGFNSHSHLSKQFRQLTGMTPKAYRAN
- a CDS encoding DUF3352 domain-containing protein, with protein sequence MIKRRSFFYFLAVSVVVLLLTGIGGCYWLVRGGPLTLLQGGTQATPEAAIFVPKQAPVMVSILVNPDRLEKLRQVVARPKQRRRSRQEIDQIKTTLLANTGLDYRRDIQPWLGDEITVAVTTSDYDRDSYNGQQPGYLMALATKDVEKSREFLQLVFSKQAIAPTDLEFEDYKGVNLVYHKARPQPEQIPKPLTKRILSGAVLGDRFVLLANHPMVIKDAINNVQAPDLNLTTSSRYQQALNQLPPRRLGLAFLNLPSVVSWQGIESAAQYESQIIALEANRKGLLTETTLLAASTSEVASTPELTKPVGALQYIPATSGLAIAGTDLSNLNKTALSQLWTQVAHISTSGYDAISRLINQPLANLQQRWGIDLAQDIFSWVQGEYALALLPHTDKLTADWVFVTEKSAATAEGISRLDALARQRGYDITALPLADQKIAAWTQLTTTPLAKANDSEENAITIKAKVLGVHGTTDKYEILATSVEAIDAALKAYQDGSLLNDAKFQASIEAIPQPNAGYVYLDWIATQELLEHQLPVLKLVEVIVKPLFDNLRSLTVSSYGSEPGLLKGGVFFRLNS
- the coaBC gene encoding bifunctional phosphopantothenoylcysteine decarboxylase/phosphopantothenate--cysteine ligase CoaBC; translation: MEQPQRVLIGIGGGIAAYKVCEVISTLFKAGIQMRVILTDSAQQFITPLTVATLARHPAYIDADFWQPHERPLHIELGEWADVFLSAPLTANTLAKLSYGIADNLLTNTVLASKCPVLLAPAMNTEMWQQVAVQRNWQQLLTDTRFHALAPGYGLLACDRVGAGRMAEPAEIVTGVQSLLHTRGQRDLLGKRVLISAGGTREYLDAVRFIGNPATGKMGLALAQAALHRGAIVTLVHAPIEESVPPGIRAIAVVNAEQMQQAMLENFPDADLTVMSAAVADVKPAAYSSEKLPKRSLPEQLLLAPVPDIVAELGRRKQLHQRLIGFAAQTGDIITPARQKLAQKKLDAIVANPIDKADVGFGSNFNAAIFLDFHGRQVEIPQCSKLQLAHHLFDFVHGL
- a CDS encoding alpha/beta hydrolase, which translates into the protein MTGEPPKGIIVVLHGWGANSQDLASLSPLLNLPEYQFLFPNAPFAHPYVSTGRMWYNLAQEYQGQGLAESRQLLIAWLQSLESSIGLPLSRTILSGFSQGAAMTLDVGLTLPLAGLIGLSGYMHPLKKIDTTSPPVLLVHGRQDSVVPIQAAVSAQQSLRSLGVAVQYHEFNMAHEIRPEVLPVVSNFVLEVMSR
- a CDS encoding rhodanese-like domain-containing protein, with the protein product MTSQFRQPIAQISVEVLEQRLHNESVSALQLIDVREPEEVAIAAIAGFEVLPLSQFASWADTILVRFDTNVETLVMCHHGIRSAQMCQWLQQQGFTNVKNIAGGIDAYSLAVNPAIPRY
- a CDS encoding DUF2555 domain-containing protein gives rise to the protein MNTLSLSKQDIATMTATDVENLAARLEQDNYTNIFDGLQDWHLLRAIAFQRPELVEPYVYLLDLEPYDEA
- the hrcA gene encoding heat-inducible transcriptional repressor HrcA, whose translation is MQVQLNARQQHILWATVRHYIATAEPVGSKALVEEYNLGVSSATIRNTMGVLEKVGLLYQPHTSAGRVPSDSGYRIYVDQLISPSEILAKQVEQVFHERLKWEDWSIEALLQGAAQILATVSGCITLITMPQTTTTQLRHLQLVQLEPGKAMLIVVTDSYETHSAVMELPAPQDAPLDAEAVERELQILSNFLNTHLRGRSLSEIANLNWNQLDREFQRYGDVLKSFLGELSRRKLPAGTQIMIRGVSEVLRQPEFAELQQVQTIIHLLEEEQHQLWPLIFEEREGEYSKHRVSVRIGSENPLQPIRMCTLISSTYRRGEVPVGSVGVLGPTRMDYETAIAVVEAAADYLSEALS
- a CDS encoding 2Fe-2S iron-sulfur cluster-binding protein; the encoded protein is MKTYRIELVNRNHFVVEVAENQYILDAVEAAGLRLPVGCRYGACITCAAHLVAGKVNQSQGVALKASHEGMGYVLLCVAYPQSDCKLEVGLESQEQLYVNPFKGC